GTGTCAGTTTTTAAGCCAATTGTTAGGATAGTTCCTTCAAGGTCCATATAAATTTGTTCTTTACTTACACCTGGCATACTTGCCTGAATGATTAATTCCTCACCGTTTTCAATAATCTCTACACCGATTGAGGAAAATACTCCATGTTTATGAAAGAATTTATCAATCTCATCAAAAAGACCTCTAATAGGTGACTGATCTATTAGATCATCCACCTTTTTTAAATAATGTTGAAGATCAATAGATGAATGACTTTGTTTTTCATCTTGAGCGTTGTTTTTTTCTTTTTCACTCATATTCATACCTCCTATCATTCCGACTAACGCAGTATATGTAAGGAGCCTAAACACTGTGCATGTTTAGATGGAAGGATTTTTTTATACGTATGTTGAAAATCAATTATTGTCATGTACAATGGATGGAAAGATAAAACGTGAGAAGAGGATTAAGAATGGAAATACTGCTTGCAACAAAAGAAGATGTACTCGAAATTGTAACAATATATAATGATGCAATTCTAAACACGACAGCAACATTTGATATGAAAATAAAAACAGAAGAAGAAATGCAAAGATGGTTTGCCAACCATAATGAGCTTTACCCAGTAATTGTTTCTAAAGAAAATGGTCAAGTAACTGGATATTGTTCACTCACACAGTTTAAGGAAAAAGATGCATATAAACATACGGTTGAACTTTCTGTGTATATTCATCCTGATTATCGACGAAAAGGACTAGCGAAGGCATTAATGACTGAGATGATTGAAACTGCCAAAAAATTAGGCCACTTTACAATTATTTCTTGTATTACTAGCGGAAATGAAGTGAGCGAAAGATTACATGAAAAATTAGGATATAAAAAGGTAGGTCATTTTTATAAAGTAGGCCAGAAATTTAATCAATGGCTAGATATTGTATATTATCAATTAATGCTATAACCCAAATACAAAACTTTAAAAGAATGGAGGCATTAGAAACACTCAATTTTATCTGGGAGATAGCTTGTAGATAAAGTACTAAATACTTGAATTTCAAACTAATTGCAAGCGCTTGTTTGTCACAGCGCGAAGCCTGGAGAGGAGCGGAGTTACCTTAGATGGTAAGGGCACTCAGATAGGCGAAGTAACAAAGAAAACAAGCGTTTGGCGGGTAGTATAACACTCAGGTTTACCTGGGTGTTTTTATTTGTAAAAAGGCCGTATTATTCATAATTTCTATACTATGAACGTAAAATGTAGGAGAAATGTCGGAAAGTGGGGGAAATGACTTTGAAATTGAAACGCGCATTGACCCAGAAATTAGCAAAAAAAATTCACAACTTTTTATTCCTTGGAAAAATTGTTACAGAAAGAGTAGTGGACCAAGAGAAGCAGAGCTTACTTTTCTATGAAGATGAAGAGCATATTCGTTTTTATGTAGAGTGCTTATCTCCAATTCCATCAAAGTTAAAAGCTAGTTTTTCAACTCAAGATGTTTTGTTTGTAGGGACAACTGCAAATAAAAATAATGAAAGTAAAATAAAACCACTAATTAAAAATAAGAAAAAAGATGACATAATTGAAGGATTAAAAAAGATTTTTGATTCTAAATTAGTCATGTTTCGGCTTGAATACGCAAATGAAGTAGTTACAGCAGATTTAGTTGAGTTTTTTGATGGGAAAAGGGACACTTCGTATCATCTCCTGCCTGTCATCGAACTTAGGGGAGAGGGAAAGCGTGAAGAGGTTGAAAACCGACTTATAAAAGGTTCTTTGCCAATTCATCTGCCAAAATATTTTAATGACTTTGATCAACCCGAATTTGTCTTTTATGAAAATAGACTATATGGCAATTTGTTTTTAAAATCGATGATGAATGATATTAGTTATCTAGAAAAACAAAATGAAGTTACATTTCAAGATTATGATGAAGATGAACTTAAAAAGTCCTTTATTCATTTGAATCATTTAATTTATTTTATTCCCGAAAAACAGTGGGAAGAGTTGTGTAAAAACTTTAAAAAAGAATGCAAAGAACTTATTTATACGCAAGATTTTACTGAGAAACAAGCTTTTCCAATTGAATGGAGTAATGATACTGAAAATGCTTTTATAGAACGATTTTACCAAAATTGTTTGCAGCAAGGTTTGTTATACGAAAAAAAAGATATTATTAATTTTCATATATGTTGTAAATTTCAGGCTCTAACAATTTTAGGTGGTGTAAGTGGTACTGGTAAATCTCAATTAGCACGTATTTATGGCGAAACATTAGGGCTTGAATTTGGCAAGGAGTTATTATTTGTTCCAATATCTCCATCTTATCGTGAACATTATGATTTATTGGGTTATTTAAATCCGACTACTGGGATTTATATAGACTCTGAGACGGGATTAACCAAATTACTGATTGAGGCTGAACAATTTCCACACAGGATGTATATGGTGATCTTTGATGAAATGAATCTTTCTCAAATTGAACATTGGTTTAGTAAATTTTTATCAATTTTAGAAATGCCTCAGGATAAGAGAGTGATTACTTTATTTCATGATCATAACGTGGTTATTAACCAATATTATAAGCCCAAAGTAAGAATAGGTAATAATATTATTTTTGTTGGAACAGTTAACTTTGATGAAACTTCAAGTGAGTTTTCTTTAAGACTGTTAGATCGTGTAAATATAATTTCACTAAGATCAACTTCATTCGTAAATTATGCAGAAAAGATGAATAATGAAAATATTTATGATACGGTACCACAAATCTATATTAATGCAGAAAACTATAGTAATTGGACAAAGAAAACTTTAAGTGCATCTGAGCTTACAAGTGATGAATTAAAGTTTTTTGATGAGTTTAATAAAATAGTGGAACAGTCACTAAGTGAGCGAATCATCTCTCCACGTATGATGAAAGATTTATCAAATTATTTGGCTAACATACCTACTCTTCCTTCCCATATTCAATTCGAACGAAAAGAAGCGATCGATCTCTTTGTTAAGCAACGCGTATTAACGAAAGTAAGGGGATTATTTGCTAATTTAGAAGAATTAATTGGTACAGGTGAAGGGAATGAGCAGGAAGGGCTATTAAATATGGTCATGAAATCAAATTTAGGTAGATCTATTTCTGACTTTGAGTATTCTATTAAAGAATTGAAAAAGAAAAGAAAGCAGCTGGAGATTGATGGATATGTCAACTAATAATAGTCCAGAAATTTTTGAACCACTTTATCTCCCATTTACGATTGCAATTCTTGTCGGAACTAGGGGGAAAGAGGAAAAAATATCTCTTGATGCACTTACAATGAACCCAAAAGAGGCTTACTTATTTACCTATGAAATACAGGAATTAAAAAGATTTTTATTTCAAGTCGATGGTGAGTTTGACGGTAATATTACGTTCGTTTGGAATAATCTTTATCATTTTCAACAAGAAAACCTGGATGATCAGCAGTTTATTTTTACAGCTGAAAAAAGAAAAATATTAATATATGAACATGGTAAAACCGAGAATGCTTATCCTTGGAGATGCGGTTATTATGAATTTT
This genomic interval from Gottfriedia acidiceleris contains the following:
- a CDS encoding Hsp20/alpha crystallin family protein is translated as MSEKEKNNAQDEKQSHSSIDLQHYLKKVDDLIDQSPIRGLFDEIDKFFHKHGVFSSIGVEIIENGEELIIQASMPGVSKEQIYMDLEGTILTIGLKTDTTTEVQNDQSNYSYKKYSYSQSQRIVKLPYPINATTATATYENGMLVIKGTKLPEYQKQIFLD
- a CDS encoding GNAT family N-acetyltransferase; amino-acid sequence: MEILLATKEDVLEIVTIYNDAILNTTATFDMKIKTEEEMQRWFANHNELYPVIVSKENGQVTGYCSLTQFKEKDAYKHTVELSVYIHPDYRRKGLAKALMTEMIETAKKLGHFTIISCITSGNEVSERLHEKLGYKKVGHFYKVGQKFNQWLDIVYYQLML